In a single window of the Osmia bicornis bicornis chromosome 7, iOsmBic2.1, whole genome shotgun sequence genome:
- the LOC114880736 gene encoding protein still life, isoforms C/SIF type 2 isoform X10, whose amino-acid sequence MVEPRWSTKCTDSSLSLLNLSSSCTDLKTLRRKRCKKYFCLCKRHTISAICINETRKLYWFNCKNVREKVNLGLGDGYYFKLLRIVDSALNAWAQRYIDGLDVARREIMFKINGTAKKNMKLLKEACYCHYHPHITADACNADFLKKVMSDDDRMSLTTAVSDDDDGESVINSPYRGKQTGTAAASFNCTGAVRKAGFLSVKKWLLRKKQQIELARKRGWKGYWVCLKGTTLLFYPCDSQESRAMEAAPKHLIIVDGAIMQPIPEHPKRDYIFCLSTAFGDAYLFQAPCQVELENWVNSIHSACAAAFARHRGKTGTLHLLQEEIFRLEKAIESDHKLKHMADLQQSVVSDVETKQQITNQIVKWEENLERLHCEQFRLRCYMASLQSGELPNPKSLLTHVSRATKQTLNKLGVFTVSSFHAFICARSPSLLNNLLAGRGATKRRPPLLSRSNSGSSRRSLQISSRDDEKTVKVCVPENQLVSVFLRDAMTVEEFLASACNRKNLNPMEHFVRVKKRRDMEDHNYFVPHRTDLIDTYLHTHEIVEVCAKILYQVELQRNTLEQMWGFSVEAELIENSDRQDELCCYVSRVEDKSVAMQNGIIKGDEIMVINGAIVSDLDMMYLESVLQEEFGLCMMMRSSRTEPPDLTGIMRVTDDIIESLVCPPPPSDPPVISEEMISGLIVPAPGWSKESIVQECTSTAHLENGKQTSRTNSFEIENLLKTAEQVTGICRSPGETRKSSPTGSVVSSHSQALTPSRQLSDAEKLKKVILELVETERTYVKNLNNLLENYLEPLKRETFLSNAEINALFGNIQEIITFQRQFLQNLDHAIEMEADFHNFDHPSQFKGVLFSIGSAFLYYVNHFKLYSSFCASHSKAQKVLHPNEGNQALQEFLQARNPRQQHSSTLESYLIKPIQRIVKYPLLLQQLRNLTDERSEEHQHLIEAFKGMEKVAEHINEMQRIHEEYGAIFDHLFRQHQKSCKQPIDLSPGDLLYYGGVDWLNISDFLGKIKKGLELHAMCFVFKSAVVFLCKERLRQKKKLMGVSTKANSSEVEIIRYQVLIPVTEVQVRASSAKDMESHFLWELIHLRSQLQRRSEKVYVLSNSTTEFRNAFLRTIRQIIRESVRNMSIPSTRQNLSQPPMTISPRMSTGHVEKFEKQTTSQGQNNGGNGAGTATTGTLSKKTVKPQLLPTSHNVKRKYSQSKQTMEQESSEDKDVEESNTVNQQQQTVFRSRSKTISDTSGEVKVEMDSGTKSEGEEDSQAFLGEKKANLGRTPNHLTLSTTSTISAGSTGSQARLIQSSHQPENYQPITVKELGSPIWKPRELPSLGESTTLPRKGKSASEFGDITSSHSASRKSLIEINNCAQQSNCNNHV is encoded by the exons ATGGTAGAACCAAGATGGTCGACCAAGTGCACCGATAGTAGCCTGAGTTTGTTGAATTTGAGCAGCAGTTGTACAGACTTGAAAACGTTGCGCAGAAAACGTTGTAAAAAGTATTTTTGTCTTTGCAAAAGGCATACGATCAGTGCGATATGTATCAATGAGACGAGAAAATTGTATTGGTTCAATTGCAAGAACGTTCGGGAAAAAGTGAACCTTGGCCTCGGCGACGGTTATTATTTCAAGTTGCTGAGGATCGTTGACAGTGCTTTGAACGCTTGGGCCCAGCGTTACATCGACGGGCTGGACGTTGCTCGTAGGGAGATCATGTTCAAGATCAATGGTACCGCCAAGAAGAACATGAAGCTCTTAAAGGAGGCTTGCTATTGTCATTACCATCCGCACATCACAGCGGATGCTTGCAACGCcgattttctaaaaaaagtT ATGTCGGACGACGACAGAATGTCGTTAACTACCGCTGTCAGTGACGATGACGACGGTGAGAGTGTGATAAACTCACCCTACCGAGGAAAGCAGACTGGCACGGCTGCAGCTTCGTTTAATTGCACAGGGGCGGTTCGAAAGGCTGG ATTTCTGAGCGTGAAAAAATGGCTACTGAGGAAGAAGCAGCAGATCGAACTAGCCAGGAAAAGAGGCTGGAAAGGTTATTGGGTTTGTTTAAAGGGTACTACGCTTCTCTTCTATCCGTGCGACTCGCAAGAAAGCAGAGCCATGGAAGCGGCGCCAAAGCATTTGATCATAGTGGACGGCGCGATAATGCAACCGATCCCGGAACATCCGAAAAGAGATTACATATTTTGTTTGAGTACAGCGTTCGGCGATGCTTACTTGTTTCAA GCACCGTGTCAGGTTGAACTGGAAAATTGGGTGAATAGCATACACTCGGCGTGCGCTGCTGCGTTCGCGCGTCACCGTGGTAAAACTGGAACTCTTCATTTGCTGCAAGAAGAGATATTTCGGCTGGAAAAGGCAATCGAATCG GATCACAAGCTAAAGCACATGGCGGATCTTCAGCAGTCCGTTGTGTCCGACGTGGAGACGAAGCAACAAATTACCAATCAGATTGTCAAATGGGAAGAAAATTTAGAGCGATTACACTGCGAGCAATTTCGACTGAGATGCTACATGGCTAGTCTTCAAAGCGGCGAATTACCTAATCCGAAA AGTTTATTAACGCACGTGTCTCGTGCCACCAAGCAAACGCTGAACAAACTAGGAGTCTTTACGGTTTCATCCTTCCACGCTTTCATATGCGCTCGCAGTCCATCGTTACTGAATAATTTACTGGCCGGCCGTGGAGCTACCAAAAGAAGACCCCCACTGCTATCGAGATCGAATAGCGGATCCAGCAGAAGATCCCTTCAGATTTCCTCCAGAGACGATGAGAAGACTGTAAAAGTATGCGTACCGGAAAATCAG TTGGTCTCTGTATTTTTGCGCGACGCTATGACGGTTGAAGAATTCCTTGCAAGCGCTTGCAATCGAAAAAATCTCAACCCGATGGAACATTTTGTTCGCGTGAAAAAACGACGAGACATGGAAGATCACAACTATTTCGTACCTCATAGAACCGACTTGATCGACACCTAC TTGCATACGCACGAAATCGTTGAAGTTTGCGCAAAAATCTTGTACCAAGTAGAATTACAAAGGAACACCCTCGAGCAAATGTGGGGCTTTTCCGTCGAAGCAGAActtatcgaaaattctgatcGGCAAGACGAATTATGTTGTTACGTTAGCAGAGTCGAAGATAAAAGTGTGGCGATGCAAAACG gaATTATTAAAGGCGACGAAATCATGGTGATCAACGGTGCTATAGTGAGCGATTTAGACATGATGTATTTGGAAAGCGTGCTGCAAGAAGAGTTTGGTCTTTGCATGATGATGAGATCGTCTCGAACCGAACCACCGGATCTCACGGGCATAATGAGGGTTACCGATGACATAATCGAAAGCTTGGTTTGTCCACCTCCACCATCGGATCCACCCGTTATAAGCGAGGAAATGATTTCCGGTTTAATCGTTCCGGCTCCTGGATGGA GTAAGGAAAGCATCGTGCAAGAGTGTACGTCGACGGCTCATTTGGAAAATGGTAAACAAACGTCTCGCACAAATTcctttgaaattgaaaatctaCTGAAAACCGCGGAACAAGTGACAGGAATCTGTCGATCGCCCGGTGAGACTAGAAAATCTAGTCCTACGGGAAGCGTTGTTAGTTCCCATTCCCAAGCGTTAACGCCAAGTCGGCAATTAAGCGATGCAGAAAAACTGAAGAAAGTCATTTTAGAGTTGGTCGAGACCGAACGGACTTACGTCAAG AATTTAAACAACTTACTCGAGAATTATTTGGAGCCGCTTAAACGAGAAACTTTTCTATCGAACGCTGAGATAAACGCACTATTTGGAAATATTCAAGAGATCATTACGTTTCAACGACAATTTCTGCAAAATCTCGATCACGCGATCGAAATGGAAGCTGATTTTCATAACTTTGACCATCCGAGTCAATTTAAG GGTGTCCTGTTTTCCATTGGAAGTGCCTTTTTGTACTACGTAAATCACTTCAAGTTGTACAGCTCGTTTTGCGCCAGCCACTCTAAAGCGCAAAAAGTTTTACATCCAA ACGAAGGAAATCAGGCTTTACAAGAGTTCCTGCAAGCTAGAAATCCAAGGCAACAACACTCGTCGACGTTGGAGTCGTACTTGATAAAACCTATTCAAAGGATAGTCAAGTATCCTTTGCTTTTGCAACAGCTACGAAATCTGACCGACGAGCGAAGCGAGGAACATCAACACTTGATTG AGGCTTTCAAGGGTATGGAAAAAGTGGCAGAACACATAAACGAGATGCAAAGGATTCACGAGGAATACGGAGCTATTTTCGATCACTTGTTCAGACAACATCAAAAATCTTGTAAACAG CCGATCGATTTAAGTCCAGGAGATTTGTTATATTACGGAGGCGTCGACTGGCTGAATATTTCCGATTTTCTCGGTAAAATCAAGAAAGGCTTGGAATTGCACGCAATGTGTTTTGTTTTCAAATCGGCCGTAGTGTTTCTGTGCAAGGAAAGACTAAGGCAAAAGAAGAAGCTTATG GGAGTTTCTACCAAAGCAAATTCCAGCGAAGTCGAAATAATTCGCTACCAAGTGCTGATTCCCGTGACAGAAGTACAAGTTAGAGCTAGTTCAGCCAAAGATATGGAATCTCATTTTTTGTGGGAGTTGATTCATTTACGAAGTCAATTACAGAGGAGATCAGAGAAAGTGTACGTGCTTTCCAACAG CACTACAGAATTTCGAAACGCATTTTTGAGAACGATTCGTCAAATTATTCGAGAATCGGTACGAAACATGAGCATACCATCGACCAGACAGAATTTAAGCCAACCACCGATGACTATTTCACCGCGAATGTCAACCGGCCACGTggagaaatttgaaaaacagACAACGAGTCAAGGACAGAATAACGGTGGCAACGGTGCTGGCACGGCTACCACCGGAACATTATCGAAGAAAACGGTGAAACCGCAATTACTACCGACTTCGCATAACGTGAAACGAAAATATAGCCAATCGAAACAGACGATGGAGCAGGAAAGTTCCGAGGATAAGGATGTCGAGGAATCGAACACGGTGAATCAGCAGCAGCAAACCGTGTTTCGTTCCAGGAGCAAAACCATAAGCGACACATCCG GAGAAGTAAAAGTTGAAATGGATTCGGGGACAAAGTCCGAAGGCGAAGAAGACTCGCAAGCTTTTTTAGGTGAGAAGAAGGCGAACTTGGGTCGCACTCCGAATCATTTGACTTTGAGCACCACTTCAACAATTTCAGCAGGAAGTACCGGTAGTCAAGCCAGATTGATCCAATCTTCCCATCAACCGGAAAATTATCAACCAATTACCGTCAAAGAACTTG GTTCGCCAATTTGGAAACCACGGGAACTACCTTCCTTAGGAGAATCAACAACATTGCCGCGTAAGGGTAAGTCGGCCAGCGAGTTTGGAGACATAACGTCGTCCCATAGCGCCTCCCGAAAGTCTCTGATAGAAATCAATAATTGTGCTCAACAATCTAACTGTAATAACCATGTTTAA
- the LOC114880736 gene encoding protein still life, isoform SIF type 1 isoform X11 — protein MSDRDGGRYGIVQQASLESTDSRLCYLTSSEMSDDDRMSLTTAVSDDDDGESVINSPYRGKQTGTAAASFNCTGAVRKAGFLSVKKWLLRKKQQIELARKRGWKGYWVCLKGTTLLFYPCDSQESRAMEAAPKHLIIVDGAIMQPIPEHPKRDYIFCLSTAFGDAYLFQAPCQVELENWVNSIHSACAAAFARHRGKTGTLHLLQEEIFRLEKAIESDHKLKHMADLQQSVVSDVETKQQITNQIVKWEENLERLHCEQFRLRCYMASLQSGELPNPKSLLTHVSRATKQTLNKLGVFTVSSFHAFICARSPSLLNNLLAGRGATKRRPPLLSRSNSGSSRRSLQISSRDDEKTVKVCVPENQLVSVFLRDAMTVEEFLASACNRKNLNPMEHFVRVKKRRDMEDHNYFVPHRTDLIDTYLHTHEIVEVCAKILYQVELQRNTLEQMWGFSVEAELIENSDRQDELCCYVSRVEDKSVAMQNGIIKGDEIMVINGAIVSDLDMMYLESVLQEEFGLCMMMRSSRTEPPDLTGIMRVTDDIIESLVCPPPPSDPPVISEEMISGLIVPAPGWSKESIVQECTSTAHLENGKQTSRTNSFEIENLLKTAEQVTGICRSPGETRKSSPTGSVVSSHSQALTPSRQLSDAEKLKKVILELVETERTYVKNLNNLLENYLEPLKRETFLSNAEINALFGNIQEIITFQRQFLQNLDHAIEMEADFHNFDHPSQFKGVLFSIGSAFLYYVNHFKLYSSFCASHSKAQKVLHPNEGNQALQEFLQARNPRQQHSSTLESYLIKPIQRIVKYPLLLQQLRNLTDERSEEHQHLIEAFKGMEKVAEHINEMQRIHEEYGAIFDHLFRQHQKSCKQPIDLSPGDLLYYGGVDWLNISDFLGKIKKGLELHAMCFVFKSAVVFLCKERLRQKKKLMGVSTKANSSEVEIIRYQVLIPVTEVQVRASSAKDMESHFLWELIHLRSQLQRRSEKVYVLSNSTTEFRNAFLRTIRQIIRESVRNMSIPSTRQNLSQPPMTISPRMSTGHVEKFEKQTTSQGQNNGGNGAGTATTGTLSKKTVKPQLLPTSHNVKRKYSQSKQTMEQESSEDKDVEESNTVNQQQQTVFRSRSKTISDTSGEVKVEMDSGTKSEGEEDSQAFLGEKKANLGRTPNHLTLSTTSTISAGSTGSQARLIQSSHQPENYQPITVKELGSPIWKPRELPSLGESTTLPRKGKSASEFGDITSSHSASRKSLIEINNCAQQSNCNNHV, from the exons ATGTCGGACGACGACAGAATGTCGTTAACTACCGCTGTCAGTGACGATGACGACGGTGAGAGTGTGATAAACTCACCCTACCGAGGAAAGCAGACTGGCACGGCTGCAGCTTCGTTTAATTGCACAGGGGCGGTTCGAAAGGCTGG ATTTCTGAGCGTGAAAAAATGGCTACTGAGGAAGAAGCAGCAGATCGAACTAGCCAGGAAAAGAGGCTGGAAAGGTTATTGGGTTTGTTTAAAGGGTACTACGCTTCTCTTCTATCCGTGCGACTCGCAAGAAAGCAGAGCCATGGAAGCGGCGCCAAAGCATTTGATCATAGTGGACGGCGCGATAATGCAACCGATCCCGGAACATCCGAAAAGAGATTACATATTTTGTTTGAGTACAGCGTTCGGCGATGCTTACTTGTTTCAA GCACCGTGTCAGGTTGAACTGGAAAATTGGGTGAATAGCATACACTCGGCGTGCGCTGCTGCGTTCGCGCGTCACCGTGGTAAAACTGGAACTCTTCATTTGCTGCAAGAAGAGATATTTCGGCTGGAAAAGGCAATCGAATCG GATCACAAGCTAAAGCACATGGCGGATCTTCAGCAGTCCGTTGTGTCCGACGTGGAGACGAAGCAACAAATTACCAATCAGATTGTCAAATGGGAAGAAAATTTAGAGCGATTACACTGCGAGCAATTTCGACTGAGATGCTACATGGCTAGTCTTCAAAGCGGCGAATTACCTAATCCGAAA AGTTTATTAACGCACGTGTCTCGTGCCACCAAGCAAACGCTGAACAAACTAGGAGTCTTTACGGTTTCATCCTTCCACGCTTTCATATGCGCTCGCAGTCCATCGTTACTGAATAATTTACTGGCCGGCCGTGGAGCTACCAAAAGAAGACCCCCACTGCTATCGAGATCGAATAGCGGATCCAGCAGAAGATCCCTTCAGATTTCCTCCAGAGACGATGAGAAGACTGTAAAAGTATGCGTACCGGAAAATCAG TTGGTCTCTGTATTTTTGCGCGACGCTATGACGGTTGAAGAATTCCTTGCAAGCGCTTGCAATCGAAAAAATCTCAACCCGATGGAACATTTTGTTCGCGTGAAAAAACGACGAGACATGGAAGATCACAACTATTTCGTACCTCATAGAACCGACTTGATCGACACCTAC TTGCATACGCACGAAATCGTTGAAGTTTGCGCAAAAATCTTGTACCAAGTAGAATTACAAAGGAACACCCTCGAGCAAATGTGGGGCTTTTCCGTCGAAGCAGAActtatcgaaaattctgatcGGCAAGACGAATTATGTTGTTACGTTAGCAGAGTCGAAGATAAAAGTGTGGCGATGCAAAACG gaATTATTAAAGGCGACGAAATCATGGTGATCAACGGTGCTATAGTGAGCGATTTAGACATGATGTATTTGGAAAGCGTGCTGCAAGAAGAGTTTGGTCTTTGCATGATGATGAGATCGTCTCGAACCGAACCACCGGATCTCACGGGCATAATGAGGGTTACCGATGACATAATCGAAAGCTTGGTTTGTCCACCTCCACCATCGGATCCACCCGTTATAAGCGAGGAAATGATTTCCGGTTTAATCGTTCCGGCTCCTGGATGGA GTAAGGAAAGCATCGTGCAAGAGTGTACGTCGACGGCTCATTTGGAAAATGGTAAACAAACGTCTCGCACAAATTcctttgaaattgaaaatctaCTGAAAACCGCGGAACAAGTGACAGGAATCTGTCGATCGCCCGGTGAGACTAGAAAATCTAGTCCTACGGGAAGCGTTGTTAGTTCCCATTCCCAAGCGTTAACGCCAAGTCGGCAATTAAGCGATGCAGAAAAACTGAAGAAAGTCATTTTAGAGTTGGTCGAGACCGAACGGACTTACGTCAAG AATTTAAACAACTTACTCGAGAATTATTTGGAGCCGCTTAAACGAGAAACTTTTCTATCGAACGCTGAGATAAACGCACTATTTGGAAATATTCAAGAGATCATTACGTTTCAACGACAATTTCTGCAAAATCTCGATCACGCGATCGAAATGGAAGCTGATTTTCATAACTTTGACCATCCGAGTCAATTTAAG GGTGTCCTGTTTTCCATTGGAAGTGCCTTTTTGTACTACGTAAATCACTTCAAGTTGTACAGCTCGTTTTGCGCCAGCCACTCTAAAGCGCAAAAAGTTTTACATCCAA ACGAAGGAAATCAGGCTTTACAAGAGTTCCTGCAAGCTAGAAATCCAAGGCAACAACACTCGTCGACGTTGGAGTCGTACTTGATAAAACCTATTCAAAGGATAGTCAAGTATCCTTTGCTTTTGCAACAGCTACGAAATCTGACCGACGAGCGAAGCGAGGAACATCAACACTTGATTG AGGCTTTCAAGGGTATGGAAAAAGTGGCAGAACACATAAACGAGATGCAAAGGATTCACGAGGAATACGGAGCTATTTTCGATCACTTGTTCAGACAACATCAAAAATCTTGTAAACAG CCGATCGATTTAAGTCCAGGAGATTTGTTATATTACGGAGGCGTCGACTGGCTGAATATTTCCGATTTTCTCGGTAAAATCAAGAAAGGCTTGGAATTGCACGCAATGTGTTTTGTTTTCAAATCGGCCGTAGTGTTTCTGTGCAAGGAAAGACTAAGGCAAAAGAAGAAGCTTATG GGAGTTTCTACCAAAGCAAATTCCAGCGAAGTCGAAATAATTCGCTACCAAGTGCTGATTCCCGTGACAGAAGTACAAGTTAGAGCTAGTTCAGCCAAAGATATGGAATCTCATTTTTTGTGGGAGTTGATTCATTTACGAAGTCAATTACAGAGGAGATCAGAGAAAGTGTACGTGCTTTCCAACAG CACTACAGAATTTCGAAACGCATTTTTGAGAACGATTCGTCAAATTATTCGAGAATCGGTACGAAACATGAGCATACCATCGACCAGACAGAATTTAAGCCAACCACCGATGACTATTTCACCGCGAATGTCAACCGGCCACGTggagaaatttgaaaaacagACAACGAGTCAAGGACAGAATAACGGTGGCAACGGTGCTGGCACGGCTACCACCGGAACATTATCGAAGAAAACGGTGAAACCGCAATTACTACCGACTTCGCATAACGTGAAACGAAAATATAGCCAATCGAAACAGACGATGGAGCAGGAAAGTTCCGAGGATAAGGATGTCGAGGAATCGAACACGGTGAATCAGCAGCAGCAAACCGTGTTTCGTTCCAGGAGCAAAACCATAAGCGACACATCCG GAGAAGTAAAAGTTGAAATGGATTCGGGGACAAAGTCCGAAGGCGAAGAAGACTCGCAAGCTTTTTTAGGTGAGAAGAAGGCGAACTTGGGTCGCACTCCGAATCATTTGACTTTGAGCACCACTTCAACAATTTCAGCAGGAAGTACCGGTAGTCAAGCCAGATTGATCCAATCTTCCCATCAACCGGAAAATTATCAACCAATTACCGTCAAAGAACTTG GTTCGCCAATTTGGAAACCACGGGAACTACCTTCCTTAGGAGAATCAACAACATTGCCGCGTAAGGGTAAGTCGGCCAGCGAGTTTGGAGACATAACGTCGTCCCATAGCGCCTCCCGAAAGTCTCTGATAGAAATCAATAATTGTGCTCAACAATCTAACTGTAATAACCATGTTTAA